From a region of the Fibrobacter sp. UWB16 genome:
- a CDS encoding arsenate reductase ArsC yields the protein MKILFLCTGNRCRSQMAEGFLKALDSSLTVCSAGTFPAKNVHPTAIEVMKERGVDISLNKPKNVSQYLDTSWDYVVTVCDKAKESCPIFLGGVKNRIHLGFDDPDAFRGTETEILQEFRRVRDEIDTAVRAFYDTIIHR from the coding sequence ATGAAGATACTCTTTCTTTGTACAGGCAACAGGTGCCGTAGTCAAATGGCCGAAGGATTTCTCAAGGCTCTGGATTCGTCGTTGACCGTATGTTCTGCAGGAACGTTTCCGGCAAAGAACGTGCATCCGACTGCAATCGAAGTGATGAAGGAACGAGGAGTTGACATTTCCCTTAATAAGCCAAAAAATGTATCGCAGTACCTTGATACATCGTGGGACTACGTTGTCACCGTCTGCGACAAGGCGAAAGAAAGTTGTCCGATTTTTTTGGGGGGTGTCAAGAACAGAATTCATCTTGGCTTTGATGATCCTGACGCGTTCAGAGGGACTGAAACCGAAATTCTGCAGGAATTTCGTCGTGTAAGGGATGAAATCGACACGGCAGTAAGGGCTTTCTATGATACAATCATTCACCGATAA
- a CDS encoding thioredoxin family protein → MKNIKILMSQCDCNIAFAESVEKIVKESGLEASVSRIDDVVQMLPYNVMTLPALVVDERLVSTGKISEDKIKELIKGEI, encoded by the coding sequence ATGAAAAACATAAAAATACTCATGAGCCAGTGTGACTGCAACATTGCTTTCGCCGAATCTGTCGAAAAAATCGTTAAGGAATCGGGCCTAGAAGCTTCAGTTTCCCGCATTGACGATGTTGTCCAAATGCTTCCGTACAATGTCATGACTTTACCCGCGCTTGTTGTTGATGAACGGCTTGTGTCCACAGGTAAAATTAGCGAAGATAAAATAAAAGAACTTATCAAAGGTGAAATATGA
- a CDS encoding helix-turn-helix transcriptional regulator, translating into MAKKSKYCEETETLARYAKALAHPARISIMQFLAKRNTCYFGDIHEELPIAKATVSQHLKELKEAGLIQGEIETPKVKYCINKKNWKKAQALFSDFFNKDFCNRECDC; encoded by the coding sequence ATGGCCAAAAAAAGCAAATACTGTGAAGAAACTGAGACCTTGGCGAGGTATGCCAAGGCTTTGGCGCATCCCGCACGTATAAGTATCATGCAGTTCTTGGCCAAGCGCAATACCTGCTATTTTGGTGATATCCACGAAGAACTGCCCATTGCGAAGGCCACGGTTAGCCAGCATTTAAAGGAGCTAAAAGAGGCCGGTTTGATCCAGGGTGAAATCGAAACGCCCAAGGTCAAGTACTGTATAAACAAAAAAAACTGGAAAAAGGCCCAGGCATTGTTCAGTGATTTTTTCAATAAAGATTTTTGCAATAGGGAATGCGACTGCTAA
- a CDS encoding cyclophilin-like fold protein gives MKLKIHVNDTTFTATLEENSSAKAFAEFLAQGDLTLDMHDYGSFEKVADLPRSFPRNDKQIDTDAGDIILYQGNSITIYYDKNSWNFTRLARIDNVNKKRLQQILGKGNVKATFSVE, from the coding sequence GTGAAACTCAAAATCCATGTGAACGACACCACCTTCACGGCAACGCTCGAAGAAAATTCCTCGGCCAAGGCCTTCGCCGAATTTCTCGCGCAGGGCGACCTCACGCTCGACATGCACGACTACGGCAGTTTCGAGAAGGTGGCCGACCTGCCGCGCAGTTTTCCGCGCAACGACAAGCAAATCGACACCGACGCAGGCGACATCATCCTTTACCAGGGCAATTCCATCACCATCTACTACGACAAGAATTCCTGGAATTTCACGCGCCTTGCCCGTATCGACAACGTAAACAAGAAACGCCTCCAGCAAATCCTCGGCAAAGGGAACGTGAAGGCTACTTTCTCGGTGGAATAA
- a CDS encoding IS3 family transposase, producing the protein MGLQNKPRPTKRKLEKEKDLSSEDAKALNEKIRSLQLEVDILKETLNIIKKDPGVDLSALRNREKTQLVNALRNRYKLRDILLALGMSRSVYYYNVKHLNDRNNKDLQLLKELVPIFDESNKTYGYRRIHSELSKTGKKVSEKVVRRAMKLGNLIVYKPKKLKYSSYKGEITPAVPNILNRNFHADAPNQKWLTDITEFPLHDGKVYLSPIIDCFDGAPVCWTIGESPDATLVDEMLDKAVATLHEGETPIIHTDRGSHYRWPGWIERMKKYGLTRSMSRKGYTPDNAACEGFFGILKNEFFYSRNWGKVDKEEFKVELEKYLEWFCTKRIKVRLNGMSPMDYRKLYLDKQPI; encoded by the coding sequence ATGGGACTGCAGAACAAACCAAGACCAACGAAGCGGAAACTGGAGAAGGAAAAGGATCTTTCTTCCGAAGACGCGAAGGCGCTGAACGAGAAAATCCGAAGTCTCCAGCTAGAAGTTGACATATTGAAGGAGACGCTGAACATAATAAAAAAAGACCCAGGCGTTGACTTGTCTGCCCTTCGCAACAGGGAAAAAACACAGCTTGTCAACGCCTTACGCAACCGCTACAAATTAAGGGATATCCTACTTGCATTGGGAATGTCCCGAAGCGTCTATTACTACAACGTAAAACACCTGAATGACCGGAACAATAAGGACCTTCAGTTGCTAAAAGAACTTGTCCCAATATTCGACGAGTCCAACAAAACTTACGGCTACAGAAGAATCCACAGTGAACTTTCAAAGACCGGAAAGAAAGTTTCCGAGAAGGTTGTCAGACGCGCAATGAAACTTGGCAACCTCATCGTCTACAAACCCAAGAAACTGAAATATAGTTCGTATAAAGGCGAGATCACACCCGCCGTTCCCAATATTCTCAATCGCAATTTTCACGCCGATGCACCCAATCAAAAATGGCTGACGGACATAACGGAATTTCCTCTACACGACGGCAAAGTGTACCTATCACCGATTATCGACTGCTTCGACGGAGCGCCAGTATGTTGGACAATCGGAGAGTCACCTGATGCGACCCTTGTCGACGAGATGCTGGATAAGGCCGTTGCGACACTCCATGAGGGTGAAACCCCGATAATCCATACGGACAGAGGAAGTCATTACAGGTGGCCCGGATGGATCGAGAGAATGAAAAAGTATGGCTTGACACGATCCATGTCAAGAAAGGGCTACACGCCCGACAACGCCGCGTGTGAAGGCTTTTTCGGTATACTCAAGAACGAGTTTTTCTACAGCAGGAACTGGGGAAAAGTTGACAAGGAAGAGTTCAAAGTTGAGCTTGAAAAATATTTGGAATGGTTTTGCACGAAACGGATAAAGGTCAGACTCAATGGAATGAGTCCAATGGATTACCGGAAACTATATTTGGACAAACAACCTATCTAA
- a CDS encoding alpha/beta hydrolase, which produces MKSRFLKAAFAVVSACTLMACSPEKAPSTSSGTLSTTKQATETASAAQQTKDENMNKLTLTAEWDKVFPKSDKVEHSKVTFKNHFGIELAADMFVPKDTSLKVNGKFPAIAVSGPFGAVKEQSSGLYAQQMAERGFLTIAFDPSFTGESGGEPRYMNSPDINTEDFMASVDFLSTRDNVDPERIGIIGICGWGGMAINAAGIDTRVKATVASTMYDMSRVTANGYFDSANNADARNEARKALMAQRTKDFKNGTYDLAGGVIDPLPDDAPYFVKDYYAYYKTPRGYHKRSLNSNKGWAASAGTSLMNTKLLAYADEIRNPVLIIHGEKAHSRYFGEGAFEKMTGKKANVPAKLDATKNWSKTVGNKELLVIPGASHVDLYDNLEKIPFEKLNEFFKTNLK; this is translated from the coding sequence ATGAAATCCAGATTCTTAAAAGCGGCGTTCGCCGTGGTTTCCGCATGCACCCTGATGGCATGCTCCCCCGAAAAAGCCCCTTCGACAAGCTCAGGGACCTTGTCGACAACAAAGCAGGCAACAGAAACAGCCTCCGCAGCACAACAGACAAAGGACGAAAATATGAACAAGCTCACGCTCACCGCCGAATGGGACAAGGTATTCCCCAAGAGCGACAAGGTCGAACATTCCAAGGTCACTTTCAAGAACCACTTTGGCATTGAACTCGCCGCCGACATGTTCGTGCCCAAGGACACAAGCCTCAAGGTGAACGGCAAGTTTCCCGCGATCGCGGTCTCTGGCCCGTTCGGAGCCGTCAAGGAACAGTCCAGCGGCCTTTACGCCCAGCAGATGGCGGAACGCGGATTCCTGACCATCGCTTTCGACCCGAGCTTTACCGGCGAATCGGGCGGCGAGCCGCGCTACATGAACAGTCCGGACATCAACACCGAAGACTTCATGGCGTCCGTGGACTTTCTCTCAACCCGCGACAATGTTGACCCGGAACGCATCGGCATCATCGGCATTTGCGGCTGGGGCGGCATGGCGATTAACGCTGCCGGCATCGATACCCGCGTAAAGGCGACGGTCGCCTCGACCATGTACGACATGAGCCGCGTAACCGCGAACGGCTACTTCGATTCTGCAAACAACGCCGACGCCCGTAACGAAGCCCGCAAGGCTCTGATGGCCCAGCGCACCAAGGACTTTAAGAACGGCACGTACGACCTGGCCGGTGGTGTTATTGACCCGCTCCCGGACGACGCACCTTACTTTGTCAAGGATTACTACGCCTACTACAAGACCCCGCGCGGCTACCACAAGCGTTCCCTCAACAGCAACAAGGGCTGGGCCGCCTCCGCAGGCACCTCGCTCATGAACACGAAGCTCCTCGCATACGCCGACGAAATCCGCAACCCGGTGCTCATCATCCACGGCGAAAAGGCGCACAGCCGCTACTTCGGCGAAGGCGCATTCGAAAAGATGACCGGTAAGAAGGCGAACGTCCCCGCAAAACTCGACGCCACCAAGAACTGGAGCAAGACCGTCGGCAACAAGGAACTCCTCGTTATCCCCGGAGCCTCCCACGTGGACCTCTACGACAACCTGGAAAAAATCCCCTTCGAAAAGCTGAACGAATTCTTCAAGACGAACTTGAAGTAA
- a CDS encoding flavodoxin family protein, whose protein sequence is MKKVLVLSSSLRKGSNSETLAQEFAKGAAEAGNKVEFESLRGKKIGFCMGCLACQKKGKCVIKDDAPAITEKMESADVIVFATPIYYYEMSGQLKTMLDRANSLYSSDYKFREIYLLTSAADTDAKAMNIAKRGIGGWIACFDGVKLKGALCATGAESAGDVKKNSALLKKAFAMGKKV, encoded by the coding sequence ATGAAAAAAGTATTGGTCTTGTCCAGCAGCTTGCGCAAGGGGAGCAACTCCGAAACCTTGGCGCAGGAGTTCGCGAAGGGTGCCGCCGAGGCGGGCAACAAGGTGGAATTCGAGTCGCTGCGCGGCAAGAAGATCGGTTTCTGCATGGGCTGCCTCGCTTGCCAGAAGAAGGGCAAGTGCGTCATCAAGGACGACGCTCCCGCCATCACCGAGAAGATGGAATCGGCTGATGTCATCGTATTCGCGACGCCGATTTACTATTACGAAATGAGCGGCCAGCTCAAGACGATGCTCGACCGCGCGAATTCCCTGTACTCTAGCGATTACAAGTTCCGCGAGATTTACCTGCTCACGTCTGCTGCCGACACCGACGCGAAGGCCATGAACATCGCGAAGCGCGGCATTGGCGGGTGGATCGCCTGCTTTGATGGCGTGAAGCTCAAGGGCGCTCTCTGCGCCACAGGTGCCGAAAGCGCGGGCGATGTCAAGAAGAATTCCGCGCTCCTGAAAAAAGCGTTCGCCATGGGAAAAAAGGTTTAA
- a CDS encoding type II toxin-antitoxin system prevent-host-death family antitoxin, producing the protein MPCILPVSDLRNYNEVLQNVTEDSPVFLTKNGRGCYVVIDIKEYERMVAELKLQKALVEGERSAEQGRWLSAADVRKKYEV; encoded by the coding sequence ATGCCCTGTATTTTGCCAGTTTCTGATTTGCGCAATTATAACGAAGTTCTTCAGAACGTGACCGAAGATTCTCCAGTCTTTTTGACCAAGAACGGTCGCGGTTGTTACGTTGTAATAGACATCAAGGAATACGAACGCATGGTCGCCGAACTGAAGTTACAGAAGGCTCTTGTCGAAGGCGAACGCTCCGCCGAACAGGGACGATGGCTTTCCGCCGCTGATGTGCGGAAAAAATACGAGGTCTAG
- a CDS encoding type II toxin-antitoxin system RelE/ParE family toxin, which produces MPSIVFSPKAVEDLDGIKAYIETELGSPKAANEKLIEILDAIDNLAVFPEIGPSSRGKVNSLTKYRCLSVSGYLVFYRNERDKVFVIRILNSRMDYLRILGL; this is translated from the coding sequence ATGCCCTCCATCGTATTTTCGCCAAAAGCCGTCGAAGATTTAGACGGCATCAAAGCTTATATCGAAACCGAGCTGGGAAGTCCCAAGGCGGCGAACGAAAAACTCATTGAAATTCTTGATGCCATTGACAACTTAGCCGTCTTCCCCGAGATCGGCCCTTCGTCAAGAGGTAAGGTAAATAGCTTGACGAAGTATCGTTGCCTTTCTGTCAGCGGGTATTTGGTCTTTTACCGGAACGAACGTGATAAAGTTTTTGTCATTCGAATTTTGAATAGCCGGATGGACTATCTGAGGATTTTGGGATTGTAA
- a CDS encoding LysR family transcriptional regulator produces MELRVLRYFLEAARLGNVSRAADNLCVTQPTVSRQLKELEEELGEKLFERTNYAIRLTPAGELLRERAEDILSMADRTVQDFKSLKEDEVVGEIAIACAESRNVNFLSKCIAILRDDYPKIKYNLYSGDSERALEKLDKGIFDFAVVVDNVDLEKYNCLAVRSVDRWGVVMRRDDPLAKRDFIEPKDLLDKPLMASRQAMVADLPKWFGDDISKLNVIVGLDLSYNGSVLAKEGSGYLLTFDGLVDTSRSSRLCFRPLMPELTTNMYIIWRRGQQFTRAGELFLDTLRHVLGE; encoded by the coding sequence ATGGAACTTCGAGTTTTACGGTATTTTCTGGAGGCGGCGCGGTTGGGGAATGTCTCGCGCGCGGCGGATAATCTTTGCGTGACGCAGCCGACGGTGAGTCGCCAGCTCAAGGAGCTGGAGGAGGAACTGGGCGAGAAGCTTTTCGAGCGCACGAACTACGCGATTCGGCTGACGCCTGCGGGGGAACTCTTGCGGGAGCGTGCGGAGGATATCCTTTCGATGGCGGACAGGACGGTACAGGATTTCAAGTCGCTGAAGGAAGACGAGGTGGTGGGTGAAATCGCCATTGCCTGCGCGGAATCGCGGAACGTGAATTTTCTTTCGAAGTGCATCGCGATTCTCCGGGACGACTATCCGAAGATTAAGTACAACTTATATTCAGGCGACAGCGAGCGCGCCCTGGAAAAGTTGGACAAGGGCATTTTCGATTTCGCGGTGGTTGTAGACAACGTCGATTTGGAAAAGTACAACTGCCTTGCGGTGCGTTCGGTGGACCGCTGGGGCGTGGTGATGCGTCGCGACGACCCTTTGGCCAAGCGGGATTTCATCGAGCCGAAGGACTTGCTCGACAAGCCGCTGATGGCATCGCGCCAGGCGATGGTGGCGGATTTGCCGAAATGGTTCGGCGACGATATTTCGAAGCTGAACGTGATTGTGGGGCTGGATCTTTCGTACAACGGTTCGGTGCTTGCCAAAGAGGGCTCGGGCTACCTGCTCACTTTCGACGGCCTGGTGGATACGAGCCGCAGTTCGCGCTTGTGTTTCAGGCCGCTCATGCCCGAGCTCACCACCAACATGTACATCATTTGGCGGCGGGGCCAGCAGTTCACGCGGGCGGGCGAACTTTTCCTCGACACGCTCCGGCACGTGCTGGGGGAATAG
- a CDS encoding GNAT family N-acetyltransferase: MLKIEEYSTKYISDAVEIWNDIVEDGVAFPQMDLLNSQTGDEFFKSQSFTGIAIDADSGEVVGLYILHPNNVGRCGHISNASYAVKKNKRGQHIGEFLVKDCLAKAKEIGFRILQFNAVVATNTSALKLYKKLGFTQLGVIPKGFLLKDGNYEDIIPHYIEL; encoded by the coding sequence ATGCTTAAAATTGAAGAATATAGTACAAAGTATATCAGCGATGCGGTTGAAATCTGGAACGATATCGTCGAAGACGGTGTCGCGTTTCCGCAAATGGATTTGCTGAATTCGCAGACGGGAGACGAGTTTTTCAAGTCTCAGTCGTTTACGGGCATCGCTATCGATGCGGACTCCGGCGAAGTGGTCGGGCTGTACATTCTCCACCCGAACAATGTCGGGCGCTGCGGGCATATTTCGAATGCAAGCTACGCCGTCAAGAAAAACAAGCGCGGCCAGCACATCGGTGAATTTCTCGTAAAGGATTGCCTCGCGAAGGCCAAGGAAATCGGCTTCAGAATTTTGCAGTTTAATGCGGTTGTCGCGACAAATACGTCTGCGCTCAAACTCTACAAGAAGCTCGGATTTACGCAGCTCGGCGTGATTCCCAAAGGCTTCTTGCTCAAGGACGGGAACTACGAGGACATCATCCCGCACTATATTGAACTGTAG
- a CDS encoding ATP-binding protein, which yields MFVGRKRELKLLEDLYQSKKFEMLIMHGRRRVGKSFLLAHFASLHEKDTVFFTADKGSEANNVRNFCTELKRVLNAGDFLNSLETWQEVYSFIDGAAFSKRVNIIIDEFTYLYNSNPAYDSGLQNAIDRILKKKNIFLILCGSEVSVIENLFDDSTKPLYGRKTADLKLQPFSYKESKEFFPKYSDEEVLTVYSILGGIPLYLSLFDDSVSIRENVIKNCLSTTGYLYNEIDTLLRMELKETLFYKNILLAINSGASALNDIKMKVGEDGAKIAKYLNVLQNLGFIKTEIPVGEKGKARNTLYSIDDNYFAFYFRFIYKHLNMLNGLISPEIYYDREFTTESLNGYIGHRFERVCSQFIMEKSYNGELPFFAEQVGRWWGNNPLAKRQEEIDIVAQDENNAILCECKYTEKAFDETELSDLQACAPCIKRDNLYFWIFSRKGVTAGVKKKIKNLGNYKVISIKELFA from the coding sequence ATGTTTGTCGGACGTAAAAGAGAATTAAAGCTTCTTGAAGATCTTTATCAGTCTAAGAAATTTGAAATGCTAATCATGCATGGTCGTAGGCGCGTGGGCAAGAGTTTTCTTTTGGCTCACTTTGCCTCGCTTCATGAAAAGGATACTGTGTTCTTTACTGCTGACAAAGGGAGCGAAGCTAATAATGTTCGTAATTTTTGTACGGAATTGAAGCGGGTCTTAAATGCTGGCGATTTTTTGAATTCACTTGAGACTTGGCAAGAGGTCTACTCGTTCATCGATGGAGCCGCTTTTTCTAAACGTGTGAATATCATTATTGACGAATTTACTTATTTGTACAATTCAAATCCTGCATACGATTCGGGACTGCAGAATGCGATTGACCGAATTCTGAAAAAAAAGAACATTTTTTTAATTTTGTGCGGTTCTGAAGTTTCTGTTATTGAGAACTTGTTTGATGATTCGACCAAACCTTTATATGGTCGCAAGACTGCCGATTTGAAATTGCAACCATTTTCATATAAAGAATCTAAAGAATTTTTCCCCAAATATAGTGACGAAGAAGTCCTAACGGTTTATTCAATTCTTGGCGGTATTCCTCTATACCTTTCTCTTTTTGACGATTCCGTTTCTATTCGCGAGAACGTCATCAAAAATTGCCTTTCTACAACGGGCTACTTATACAATGAAATTGATACGTTGCTTCGCATGGAACTCAAAGAAACGCTTTTTTATAAGAATATTCTGCTTGCTATCAATTCTGGTGCTTCGGCGCTTAATGATATAAAGATGAAGGTTGGAGAAGATGGGGCGAAGATTGCAAAATACCTGAACGTCCTTCAAAATTTGGGATTTATCAAAACAGAAATCCCTGTTGGCGAAAAAGGCAAGGCTCGCAATACGCTTTATTCCATTGACGATAACTACTTTGCTTTTTATTTCAGGTTTATTTATAAACATTTGAATATGTTGAATGGGCTTATTTCACCTGAAATTTATTACGATAGAGAGTTTACAACTGAAAGCTTAAATGGATATATTGGGCATCGATTTGAAAGAGTGTGCTCGCAGTTTATTATGGAAAAATCCTATAATGGCGAGCTTCCGTTCTTTGCTGAACAAGTTGGACGCTGGTGGGGTAATAACCCTCTTGCGAAACGTCAAGAGGAAATAGACATTGTTGCCCAAGATGAGAATAATGCCATTCTTTGCGAATGTAAATACACTGAAAAGGCGTTTGATGAGACTGAACTTTCTGACTTGCAGGCGTGCGCACCGTGTATTAAACGCGACAATTTGTATTTTTGGATTTTTTCCAGAAAGGGTGTTACTGCTGGAGTCAAGAAGAAAATAAAAAATCTGGGCAATTACAAGGTTATTTCGATAAAAGAATTGTTTGCTTGA
- a CDS encoding ZIP family metal transporter, translating to MTQPILPIIQGLTIPFLGTVLGAACVFFIRGQMKQNLKRGLLAFAAGVMVAASIWSLLLPAISASEHLGKLSFAPAAVGFWAGILFLYILDKITPHLHLGSKTPEGPRAKLKRTTMLTLAVTLHNLPEGMAVGIVFAGWLSGNVAITLSAAFALSIGIAIQNFPEGAVVSLPLKAEGASRKKAFALGALSGAVEPIGALITLIAAEILSPFMPYLLSFAAGAMIYVVVEEMLPEVSEGDHFDAGTILFAVGFTLMMALDSAL from the coding sequence ATGACTCAACCCATTTTACCCATTATTCAAGGTCTCACCATCCCGTTTTTAGGGACGGTTCTCGGCGCAGCCTGCGTATTCTTTATCCGCGGGCAAATGAAGCAAAATTTAAAGCGCGGACTTTTAGCATTTGCGGCTGGCGTCATGGTAGCGGCATCCATCTGGAGTCTGCTCCTCCCGGCCATCAGCGCCAGCGAGCATTTGGGTAAATTATCATTTGCACCCGCCGCAGTTGGGTTTTGGGCTGGTATTTTATTCTTATATATTTTGGATAAAATCACACCGCATTTGCATTTGGGCAGCAAAACGCCCGAAGGTCCGAGAGCAAAACTCAAACGCACTACGATGCTCACGCTCGCCGTAACACTTCACAACTTGCCCGAAGGCATGGCCGTTGGCATCGTTTTCGCAGGGTGGCTTTCCGGAAACGTCGCCATCACACTCTCGGCCGCATTCGCTCTTTCCATCGGCATCGCGATACAAAACTTCCCTGAAGGAGCAGTCGTTTCTCTCCCGCTAAAAGCCGAAGGCGCTTCGCGCAAAAAAGCATTCGCACTCGGAGCGCTCTCCGGAGCCGTCGAACCCATCGGTGCCTTGATTACCTTAATCGCCGCCGAAATCCTTTCGCCGTTTATGCCCTACCTGCTCTCGTTCGCGGCAGGCGCAATGATTTACGTTGTCGTTGAAGAAATGCTCCCCGAAGTGAGCGAAGGCGACCACTTTGACGCAGGCACTATCCTCTTCGCCGTCGGCTTCACACTCATGATGGCACTAGACAGCGCACTTTAA
- a CDS encoding alpha/beta hydrolase has protein sequence MNKLKSFVVAASAVLLFTTSANARLAACKEKKRDEAYSKQLSAATLQTIIDNALPQKAVDPELGEPYQVYPIDVKPYDKVFHATLIEYPYGSSPRALTHEPNSRGIILYVHGYNDYFFQEELAEKSDSAGFAFFAIDLHYNGRSYSEGEPRSDMRSVKEYYAELDAAIALSKSIAAKGSNAKLPFVILGHSQGGLITPNYLNERNSEDFAALVLNSPFLDYKNSWFVRNVAFPVFSDIALLLPDAPAPKQEAPKYNISLLKSEKGEWEFNRELKSDEWPQQYFGYLRATTRGIKWIHAGMKIKAPILMMRSGCTVNTVKWDEDYMRCDCMLDVNLLEKWAPKLGNDVTTVTIEDGMHDLFLSRKDVRDKAYRTMFEFLDGAILRKQIVVAQNF, from the coding sequence ATGAATAAGTTAAAGTCTTTTGTTGTCGCGGCCTCTGCCGTATTGCTTTTTACAACTTCTGCAAATGCGCGCCTTGCTGCCTGCAAGGAAAAGAAGCGGGACGAAGCTTACAGTAAGCAACTCTCGGCAGCTACGTTGCAGACTATCATTGATAACGCTTTGCCGCAGAAGGCTGTGGACCCGGAACTTGGCGAACCTTATCAGGTCTACCCGATTGACGTAAAACCGTATGATAAGGTTTTCCATGCAACGCTGATTGAATATCCTTACGGAAGTTCTCCGCGTGCGTTGACGCATGAACCGAATTCGCGTGGAATTATCTTGTACGTGCATGGCTACAATGATTACTTCTTCCAGGAAGAGCTTGCGGAAAAATCGGATTCCGCGGGTTTTGCGTTCTTTGCGATAGACTTGCATTACAATGGTCGTTCGTATAGTGAAGGCGAGCCGCGCTCGGATATGCGTAGCGTCAAAGAATACTATGCTGAATTGGATGCAGCTATTGCGCTTAGCAAGAGTATTGCTGCGAAAGGCTCAAATGCAAAATTGCCATTTGTCATTCTCGGCCATTCGCAGGGTGGGCTGATTACGCCGAATTACCTGAATGAACGCAATAGCGAAGATTTTGCGGCTCTCGTTTTGAATAGCCCGTTCCTAGATTATAAAAATAGCTGGTTTGTCCGCAATGTGGCTTTCCCTGTGTTCTCGGATATTGCGCTGTTGTTGCCCGATGCACCCGCTCCGAAACAGGAAGCCCCTAAGTACAACATATCTCTTTTGAAAAGTGAAAAGGGCGAGTGGGAATTCAATCGTGAATTGAAAAGCGATGAATGGCCACAACAGTATTTTGGATACCTCCGTGCGACAACTCGCGGCATCAAGTGGATCCATGCGGGAATGAAGATTAAGGCTCCGATTCTCATGATGCGTAGCGGCTGCACGGTGAATACGGTCAAGTGGGATGAAGACTACATGCGCTGCGACTGCATGCTCGATGTGAATCTCCTCGAAAAGTGGGCTCCGAAATTGGGTAACGATGTCACGACCGTAACGATTGAGGACGGCATGCACGACTTGTTCCTTTCGCGCAAGGATGTCCGCGATAAAGCATACCGCACGATGTTTGAATTCTTGGATGGTGCCATTTTGCGGAAGCAAATTGTCGTTGCGCAGAACTTTTAA
- a CDS encoding class I SAM-dependent methyltransferase, which yields MDNAFDVVVIANALHIIPEPSKALAEIRRVLKDDGILIAPNFIFPADGKRNLWQKLLSLVGVRFAHEWTEDEYKSFLKGNGWTITENCVIKVRIDLAYVECRK from the coding sequence ATGGACAACGCTTTTGATGTGGTCGTGATTGCGAATGCTCTCCACATTATCCCGGAGCCCTCGAAGGCGCTTGCGGAAATCCGCCGCGTCTTGAAAGATGACGGTATACTCATTGCACCGAACTTTATATTCCCTGCTGACGGCAAAAGAAACTTGTGGCAAAAGCTTTTGAGTCTTGTCGGTGTCCGCTTTGCGCACGAATGGACGGAAGACGAATACAAGTCTTTTTTGAAAGGAAATGGCTGGACGATAACGGAAAATTGCGTTATTAAAGTGCGGATTGATTTAGCGTATGTGGAATGCAGGAAATAA
- a CDS encoding type II toxin-antitoxin system RelB/DinJ family antitoxin, producing the protein MNKTANLYARIEPDVKEQAENILETLGISVSSAINMFYKQIILQQGIPFDVKLPKAPENAAKWSKERLDTELEKGYNDMLKGRTRPAAMVLSDVKKNHKI; encoded by the coding sequence ATGAACAAAACCGCAAATTTATACGCCCGCATAGAGCCCGATGTCAAAGAACAAGCTGAAAACATCCTAGAAACTCTCGGTATATCCGTTTCCAGCGCTATCAACATGTTCTATAAGCAGATTATTCTGCAACAGGGAATTCCCTTCGATGTGAAGCTGCCTAAAGCTCCCGAAAATGCCGCTAAATGGTCAAAAGAGCGCCTCGACACGGAACTCGAAAAAGGATACAATGACATGCTGAAAGGTCGCACCCGCCCTGCAGCGATGGTCCTTTCCGATGTCAAGAAGAATCACAAGATATGA